One window of Saimiri boliviensis isolate mSaiBol1 chromosome 4, mSaiBol1.pri, whole genome shotgun sequence genomic DNA carries:
- the PEX6 gene encoding peroxisome biogenesis factor 6 isoform X2 gives MALAVLRVLEPFPTETPPLAVLLPPGGPWPAAGLGLVLALRPAGESPAGPALLVAALEGPGAGTEEQGPGPPQLLRYLEGSVAPEDKRSCSLLPGPPFARELHIEIVSSPHYSTNGNYDGVLYQHFQVPRVVQEGDVLCVPTIGQVEILEGSPEKLPRWREMFFKVKKTVGEAPDGPASAYLADTTHTSLYMVGSTLSPVPWLPSEESALWSSLSPPGLETLVSELCAVLKPRLQPGGTLLTGTSSVLLRGPPGCGKTTVVAAACSHLRLHLLKVPCSSLCADSSGAVETKLQAVFSRARRCRPAVLLLTALDLLGRDRDGLGEDARVVAVLRHLLLDEDPHNSCPPLLVVATTSRAQDLPADVQTAFPYELEVPVLSEGQRLSILRALTAHLPLGQEVNLAQLARRCAGFVVGDLYALLTHSSRAACTRIKNSGLAGGLTEEDEGELCAAGFPLLAEDFGQALEQLQTAHSQAIGAPKIPSVSWHDVGGLQDVKKEILETIQLPLEHPELLSLGLRRSGLLLHGPPGTGKTLLAKAVATECSLTFLSVKGPELINMYVGQSEENVREVFARARAAAPCIIFFDELDSLAPSRGRSGDSGGVMDRVVSQLLAELDGLHSTQDVFVIGATNRPDLLDPALLRPGRFDKLVFVGANEDRASQLHVLSAITRKFKLEPSVSLVNVLDCCPPQLTGADLYSLCSDAMTAALKRRVHDLEEGLEPGNSALMLTMEDLLQAAARLQPSVSEQELLRYKRIQRKFAAC, from the exons ATGGCGCTGGCTGTCTTGCGGGTCCTGGAACCCTTTCCGACTGAGACACCTCCGTTGGCAGTGCTGCTGCCGCCCGGGGGCCCGTGGCCGGCGGCGGGGCTGGGACTGGTGTTGGCCCTGCGGCCTGCAGGGGAGAGCCCGGCAGGGCCGGCGCTGCTGGTGGCAGCCCTGGAGGGACCGGGCGCGGGCACCGAAGAGCAGGGGCCCGGGCCCCCGCAGCTACTG AGGTACTTGGAAGGCTCCGTCGCACCTGAAGACAAAAGAAGCTGCTCATTGCTGCCTGGGCCTCCGTTTGCCAGAGAGTTACACATCGAAATTGTGTCTTCTCCCCACTACAGCACTAATGGAAATTATGATGGTGTTCTTTACCAGCACTTTCAGGTACCCAG GGTAGTCCAGGAAGGGGATGTTCTGTGTGTGCCAACAATTGGGCAAGTAGAGATCCTGGAAGGAAGTCCAGAGAAACTGCCCAG GTGGcgggaaatgttttttaaagtgaagaaaaCAGTTGGGGAAGCTCCAGATGGGCCAGCCAGTGCCTACTTGGCCGACACCACCCATACCTCCTTGTACATG GTGGGTTCTACCCTGAGCCCTGTTCCATGGCTCCCTTCAGAGGAATCTGCTCTCTGGAGCAGTTTGTCTCCTCCAGGCCTGGAAACCTTGGTGTCTGAACTCTGTGCTGTCCTGAAGCCTCGCCTCCAGCCAGG GGGTACCCTGCTGACAGGAACTAGCAGTGTCCTTCTACGGGGCCCCCCGGGCTGTGGGAAGACCACAGTAGTCGCTGCTGCCTGTAGTCACCTTAGGCTCCACTTACTGAAG GTGCCCTGCTCCAGCCTCTGCGCAGACAGTAGTGGGGCTGTGGAAACGAAACTGCAGGCTGTCTTCTCTCGGGCCCGCCGCTGCCGGCCTGCGGTCCTGTTACTCACAGCTTTGGACCTTCTGGGCCGGGACCGCGATGGGCTGGGTGAGGATGCCCGTGTGGTGGCTGTGCTGCGTCACCTCCTTCTCGATGAGGACCCCCACAACAG CTGCCCTCCCCTCTTGGTCGTGGCCACCACAAGCCGGGCCCAGGACCTGCCTGCTGATGTGCAGACAGCATTTCCTTATGAGCTGGAGGTACCTGTGCTGTCAGAGGGGCAGCGGCTCAGCATCCTGAGGGCCCTCACTGCCCACCTTCCCCTGGGTCAGGAGGTGAACTTGGCACAGCTGGCACGGCGGTGTGCA GGCTTTGTGGTAGGGGATCTCTATGCCCTTCTGACCCACAGCAGCCGGGCAGCCTGCACCAGGATCAAGAATTCAGG TTTGGCAGGTGGCTTGACTGAGGAGGATGAGGGGGAGCTGTGTGCTGCCGGCTTTCCCCTCCTGGCTGAGGACTTTGGGCAGGCACTGGAGCAACTGCAGACAGCACACTCCCAGGCCATTGGAGCCCCCAAG ATCCCCTCAGTGTCCTGGCATGATGTGGGTGGGCTGCAGGATGTGAAGAAGGAGATCCTGGAGACCATTCAGCTACCCCTGGAGCACCCTGAGCTACTGAGCCTGGGCCTGAGACGCTCAGGCCTTCTGCTCCATGGGCCCCCTGGCACCGgcaagaccctcctggccaaggCAGTAGCCACTGAGTGCAGCCTTACCTTTCTCAG tgtgaagGGGCCAGAGCTCATTAACATGTATGTGGGCCAAAGTGAGGAGAATGTGCGGGAAG TGTTTGCCAGGGCCAGGGCTGCAGCTCCATGCATTATCTTCTTTGATGAACTGGACTCTTTGGCCCCAAGCCGGGGGCGAAGTGGAGATTCTGGAGGAGTGATGGACAG GGTGGTGTCTCAGCTCCTTGCTGAGCTGGATGGGCTGCACAGCACTCAGGATGTGTTTGTGATTGGAGCCACCAACAGACCAGATCTCCTGGACCCTGCCCTTCTGCGGCCTGGCAG ATTTGACAAGCTGGTGTTTGTGGGGGCAAACGAGGACCGAGCCTCCCAGCTGCACGTCCTGAGTGCCATCACACGCAA ATTCAAGCTAGAGCCATCTGTAAGCCTGGTGAACGTGCTGGATTGCTGCCCTCCCCAGCTGACGGGCGCAGACCTCTACTCTCTCTGCTCTGATGCCATGACAGCTGCCCTCAAACGCAGGGTTCATGACCTGGAGGAAG GGCTGGAGCCAGGGAACTCAGCACTGATGCTCACAATGGAGGACTTGCTGCAGGCTGCTGCCCGGCTGCAACCCTCCGTCAGTGAGCAGGAGCTGCTCCGCTACAAGCGCATCCAGCGCAAGTTTGCTGCCTGCTAG
- the GNMT gene encoding glycine N-methyltransferase: MVDSVYRTRSLGVAAEGLPDQYADGEAARVWQMYIGDTRSRTAEYKAWLLGLLRQHGCQRVLDVACGTGVDSIMLVEEGFSVTSVDASDKMLKYALKERWNRRHESAFDKWVIEEANWMTLDKDVPQPAGGGFDAVICLGNSFAHLPDCKGDQSEHRLALKNIASMVRAGGLLVIDHRNYDHILSTGCAPPGKNIYYKSDLTKDITTSVLTVNNKAHMVTLDYTVQVPGAGQDGSPGLSKFRLSYYPHCLASFTELVQAAFGGKCQHSVLGDFKPYKPGQAYVPCYFIHVLKRTD, translated from the exons ATGGTGGACAGCGTGTATCGGACCCGCTCCCTGGGGGTGGCAGCCGAAGGGCTCCCGGACCAGTACGCGGATGGGGAGGCGGCGCGCGTGTGGCAGATGTACATCGGAGACACCCGCAGTCGCACCGCCGAGTACAAGGCATGGCTGCTCGGGCTGCTGCGCCAGCACGGCTGCCAGCGGGTGCTCGACGTGGCCTGTGGCACCGG GGTGGACTCCATTATGCTAGTGGAAGAGGGCTTCAGCGTGACGAGTGTGGATGCCAGTGACAAGATGCTGAAGTATGCGCTTAAGGAGCGCTGGAACCGGCGGCATGAGTCTGCCTTCGACAAGTGGG TCATCGAAGAAGCCAACTGGATGACTCTGGACAAAGATGTGCCCCAGCCAGCAGGGGGTGGCTTTGATGCTGTCATTTGTCTTGGAAACAGTTTCGCTCACTTGCCAGACTGCAAAG GGGACCAGAGTGAGCACCGGCTGGCGCTGAAAAACATTGCGAGCATGGTGCGGGCAGGGGGCCTGCTGGTCATTGATCATCGCAACTACGACCACATCCTCAGCACAGGCTGTGCACCCCCAGGGAAGAACATCTACTATAAG AGTGACTTGACCAAGGACATCACAACATCAGTGCTGACAGTGAACAACAAGGCCCACATGGTGACCCTGGACTACACAGTGCAGGTGCCGGGGGCTGGCCAGGATGGCTCTCCTGGCTTGAG TAAGTTCCGGCTCTCCTACTACCCGCATTGTCTGGCATCCTTCACGGAGTTGGTCCAAGCAGCCTTCGGGGGCAAGTGCCAGCACAGCGTCCTGGGCGACTTCAAGCCTTACAAGCCAGGCCAAGCCTACGTTCCCTGCTACTTCATCCACGTGCTCAAGAGGACAGACTGA
- the PEX6 gene encoding peroxisome biogenesis factor 6 isoform X3, with protein sequence MEIMMVFFTSTFRVVQEGDVLCVPTIGQVEILEGSPEKLPRWREMFFKVKKTVGEAPDGPASAYLADTTHTSLYMVGSTLSPVPWLPSEESALWSSLSPPGLETLVSELCAVLKPRLQPGGTLLTGTSSVLLRGPPGCGKTTVVAAACSHLRLHLLKVPCSSLCADSSGAVETKLQAVFSRARRCRPAVLLLTALDLLGRDRDGLGEDARVVAVLRHLLLDEDPHNSCPPLLVVATTSRAQDLPADVQTAFPYELEVPVLSEGQRLSILRALTAHLPLGQEVNLAQLARRCAGFVVGDLYALLTHSSRAACTRIKNSGLAGGLTEEDEGELCAAGFPLLAEDFGQALEQLQTAHSQAIGAPKIPSVSWHDVGGLQDVKKEILETIQLPLEHPELLSLGLRRSGLLLHGPPGTGKTLLAKAVATECSLTFLSVKGPELINMYVGQSEENVREVFARARAAAPCIIFFDELDSLAPSRGRSGDSGGVMDRVVSQLLAELDGLHSTQDVFVIGATNRPDLLDPALLRPGRFDKLVFVGANEDRASQLHVLSAITRKFKLEPSVSLVNVLDCCPPQLTGADLYSLCSDAMTAALKRRVHDLEEGLEPGNSALMLTMEDLLQAAARLQPSVSEQELLRYKRIQRKFAAC encoded by the exons ATGGAAATTATGATGGTGTTCTTTACCAGCACTTTCAG GGTAGTCCAGGAAGGGGATGTTCTGTGTGTGCCAACAATTGGGCAAGTAGAGATCCTGGAAGGAAGTCCAGAGAAACTGCCCAG GTGGcgggaaatgttttttaaagtgaagaaaaCAGTTGGGGAAGCTCCAGATGGGCCAGCCAGTGCCTACTTGGCCGACACCACCCATACCTCCTTGTACATG GTGGGTTCTACCCTGAGCCCTGTTCCATGGCTCCCTTCAGAGGAATCTGCTCTCTGGAGCAGTTTGTCTCCTCCAGGCCTGGAAACCTTGGTGTCTGAACTCTGTGCTGTCCTGAAGCCTCGCCTCCAGCCAGG GGGTACCCTGCTGACAGGAACTAGCAGTGTCCTTCTACGGGGCCCCCCGGGCTGTGGGAAGACCACAGTAGTCGCTGCTGCCTGTAGTCACCTTAGGCTCCACTTACTGAAG GTGCCCTGCTCCAGCCTCTGCGCAGACAGTAGTGGGGCTGTGGAAACGAAACTGCAGGCTGTCTTCTCTCGGGCCCGCCGCTGCCGGCCTGCGGTCCTGTTACTCACAGCTTTGGACCTTCTGGGCCGGGACCGCGATGGGCTGGGTGAGGATGCCCGTGTGGTGGCTGTGCTGCGTCACCTCCTTCTCGATGAGGACCCCCACAACAG CTGCCCTCCCCTCTTGGTCGTGGCCACCACAAGCCGGGCCCAGGACCTGCCTGCTGATGTGCAGACAGCATTTCCTTATGAGCTGGAGGTACCTGTGCTGTCAGAGGGGCAGCGGCTCAGCATCCTGAGGGCCCTCACTGCCCACCTTCCCCTGGGTCAGGAGGTGAACTTGGCACAGCTGGCACGGCGGTGTGCA GGCTTTGTGGTAGGGGATCTCTATGCCCTTCTGACCCACAGCAGCCGGGCAGCCTGCACCAGGATCAAGAATTCAGG TTTGGCAGGTGGCTTGACTGAGGAGGATGAGGGGGAGCTGTGTGCTGCCGGCTTTCCCCTCCTGGCTGAGGACTTTGGGCAGGCACTGGAGCAACTGCAGACAGCACACTCCCAGGCCATTGGAGCCCCCAAG ATCCCCTCAGTGTCCTGGCATGATGTGGGTGGGCTGCAGGATGTGAAGAAGGAGATCCTGGAGACCATTCAGCTACCCCTGGAGCACCCTGAGCTACTGAGCCTGGGCCTGAGACGCTCAGGCCTTCTGCTCCATGGGCCCCCTGGCACCGgcaagaccctcctggccaaggCAGTAGCCACTGAGTGCAGCCTTACCTTTCTCAG tgtgaagGGGCCAGAGCTCATTAACATGTATGTGGGCCAAAGTGAGGAGAATGTGCGGGAAG TGTTTGCCAGGGCCAGGGCTGCAGCTCCATGCATTATCTTCTTTGATGAACTGGACTCTTTGGCCCCAAGCCGGGGGCGAAGTGGAGATTCTGGAGGAGTGATGGACAG GGTGGTGTCTCAGCTCCTTGCTGAGCTGGATGGGCTGCACAGCACTCAGGATGTGTTTGTGATTGGAGCCACCAACAGACCAGATCTCCTGGACCCTGCCCTTCTGCGGCCTGGCAG ATTTGACAAGCTGGTGTTTGTGGGGGCAAACGAGGACCGAGCCTCCCAGCTGCACGTCCTGAGTGCCATCACACGCAA ATTCAAGCTAGAGCCATCTGTAAGCCTGGTGAACGTGCTGGATTGCTGCCCTCCCCAGCTGACGGGCGCAGACCTCTACTCTCTCTGCTCTGATGCCATGACAGCTGCCCTCAAACGCAGGGTTCATGACCTGGAGGAAG GGCTGGAGCCAGGGAACTCAGCACTGATGCTCACAATGGAGGACTTGCTGCAGGCTGCTGCCCGGCTGCAACCCTCCGTCAGTGAGCAGGAGCTGCTCCGCTACAAGCGCATCCAGCGCAAGTTTGCTGCCTGCTAG
- the PEX6 gene encoding peroxisome biogenesis factor 6 isoform X1 yields the protein MALAVLRVLEPFPTETPPLAVLLPPGGPWPAAGLGLVLALRPAGESPAGPALLVAALEGPGAGTEEQGPGPPQLLVSRALLRLMALGSGAWVRARPVRRPPALGWALLGTSLGPGLGPRVGPLLVRRGETLPVPGPRVLETRPALQGMLGPGTRLAVTELRGRARLCPESGDTSQPPPPPVVSSFAVSGTVRRLQGVLGGTGDSLGVSRRCLRGLGLFQGEWVWVARAGESSNTSQPHLARVQVLEPRWDLSDRLGPSSGQLGEPLADGLALVPATLAFNLGCDTLEVGELRIQRYLEGSVAPEDKRSCSLLPGPPFARELHIEIVSSPHYSTNGNYDGVLYQHFQVPRVVQEGDVLCVPTIGQVEILEGSPEKLPRWREMFFKVKKTVGEAPDGPASAYLADTTHTSLYMVGSTLSPVPWLPSEESALWSSLSPPGLETLVSELCAVLKPRLQPGGTLLTGTSSVLLRGPPGCGKTTVVAAACSHLRLHLLKVPCSSLCADSSGAVETKLQAVFSRARRCRPAVLLLTALDLLGRDRDGLGEDARVVAVLRHLLLDEDPHNSCPPLLVVATTSRAQDLPADVQTAFPYELEVPVLSEGQRLSILRALTAHLPLGQEVNLAQLARRCAGFVVGDLYALLTHSSRAACTRIKNSGLAGGLTEEDEGELCAAGFPLLAEDFGQALEQLQTAHSQAIGAPKIPSVSWHDVGGLQDVKKEILETIQLPLEHPELLSLGLRRSGLLLHGPPGTGKTLLAKAVATECSLTFLSVKGPELINMYVGQSEENVREVFARARAAAPCIIFFDELDSLAPSRGRSGDSGGVMDRVVSQLLAELDGLHSTQDVFVIGATNRPDLLDPALLRPGRFDKLVFVGANEDRASQLHVLSAITRKFKLEPSVSLVNVLDCCPPQLTGADLYSLCSDAMTAALKRRVHDLEEGLEPGNSALMLTMEDLLQAAARLQPSVSEQELLRYKRIQRKFAAC from the exons ATGGCGCTGGCTGTCTTGCGGGTCCTGGAACCCTTTCCGACTGAGACACCTCCGTTGGCAGTGCTGCTGCCGCCCGGGGGCCCGTGGCCGGCGGCGGGGCTGGGACTGGTGTTGGCCCTGCGGCCTGCAGGGGAGAGCCCGGCAGGGCCGGCGCTGCTGGTGGCAGCCCTGGAGGGACCGGGCGCGGGCACCGAAGAGCAGGGGCCCGGGCCCCCGCAGCTACTGGTTAGCCGCGCACTGTTGCGGCTCATGGCACTGGGCTCTGGGGCTTGGGTGCGGGCGCGGCCGGTGCGGCGGCCCCCGGCGCTAGGCTGGGCACTGCTTGGCACCTCGCTGGGGCCTGGGCTCGGACCGCGAGTCGGGCCGCTGCTGGTGAGGCGCGGAGAGACTCTGCCAGTGCCCGGACCTCGGGTGCTGGAGACGCGGCCCGCGTTGCAAGGGATGCTAGGCCCAGGAACTCGGCTGGCTGTGACTGAGCTCCGCGGGCGGGCCAGACTGTGCCCAGAGTCTGGGGACACCAGtcagcccccacccccgcccgtGGTGTCCTCTTTTGCTGTTTCTGGCACAGTCCGGCGACTCCAGGGAGTTCTGGGAGGGACTGGAGATTCACTGGGGGTGAGCCGGAGGTGTCTCCGTGGCCTTGGCCTCTTCCAGGGCGAATGGGTGTGGGTGGCCCGGGCTGGAGAGTCATCGAACACTTCGCAGCCGCACTTGGCCAGGGTGCAGGTCCTAGAACCTCGATGGGACCTCTCCGATAGACTGGGACCCAGCTCTGGCCAGCTGGGAGAGCCCCTCGCTGACGGACTGGCGCTCGTCCCTGCCACTTTGGCTTTTAATCTTGGCTGTGACACCCTGGAAGTGGGAGAGCTCAGAATTCAG AGGTACTTGGAAGGCTCCGTCGCACCTGAAGACAAAAGAAGCTGCTCATTGCTGCCTGGGCCTCCGTTTGCCAGAGAGTTACACATCGAAATTGTGTCTTCTCCCCACTACAGCACTAATGGAAATTATGATGGTGTTCTTTACCAGCACTTTCAGGTACCCAG GGTAGTCCAGGAAGGGGATGTTCTGTGTGTGCCAACAATTGGGCAAGTAGAGATCCTGGAAGGAAGTCCAGAGAAACTGCCCAG GTGGcgggaaatgttttttaaagtgaagaaaaCAGTTGGGGAAGCTCCAGATGGGCCAGCCAGTGCCTACTTGGCCGACACCACCCATACCTCCTTGTACATG GTGGGTTCTACCCTGAGCCCTGTTCCATGGCTCCCTTCAGAGGAATCTGCTCTCTGGAGCAGTTTGTCTCCTCCAGGCCTGGAAACCTTGGTGTCTGAACTCTGTGCTGTCCTGAAGCCTCGCCTCCAGCCAGG GGGTACCCTGCTGACAGGAACTAGCAGTGTCCTTCTACGGGGCCCCCCGGGCTGTGGGAAGACCACAGTAGTCGCTGCTGCCTGTAGTCACCTTAGGCTCCACTTACTGAAG GTGCCCTGCTCCAGCCTCTGCGCAGACAGTAGTGGGGCTGTGGAAACGAAACTGCAGGCTGTCTTCTCTCGGGCCCGCCGCTGCCGGCCTGCGGTCCTGTTACTCACAGCTTTGGACCTTCTGGGCCGGGACCGCGATGGGCTGGGTGAGGATGCCCGTGTGGTGGCTGTGCTGCGTCACCTCCTTCTCGATGAGGACCCCCACAACAG CTGCCCTCCCCTCTTGGTCGTGGCCACCACAAGCCGGGCCCAGGACCTGCCTGCTGATGTGCAGACAGCATTTCCTTATGAGCTGGAGGTACCTGTGCTGTCAGAGGGGCAGCGGCTCAGCATCCTGAGGGCCCTCACTGCCCACCTTCCCCTGGGTCAGGAGGTGAACTTGGCACAGCTGGCACGGCGGTGTGCA GGCTTTGTGGTAGGGGATCTCTATGCCCTTCTGACCCACAGCAGCCGGGCAGCCTGCACCAGGATCAAGAATTCAGG TTTGGCAGGTGGCTTGACTGAGGAGGATGAGGGGGAGCTGTGTGCTGCCGGCTTTCCCCTCCTGGCTGAGGACTTTGGGCAGGCACTGGAGCAACTGCAGACAGCACACTCCCAGGCCATTGGAGCCCCCAAG ATCCCCTCAGTGTCCTGGCATGATGTGGGTGGGCTGCAGGATGTGAAGAAGGAGATCCTGGAGACCATTCAGCTACCCCTGGAGCACCCTGAGCTACTGAGCCTGGGCCTGAGACGCTCAGGCCTTCTGCTCCATGGGCCCCCTGGCACCGgcaagaccctcctggccaaggCAGTAGCCACTGAGTGCAGCCTTACCTTTCTCAG tgtgaagGGGCCAGAGCTCATTAACATGTATGTGGGCCAAAGTGAGGAGAATGTGCGGGAAG TGTTTGCCAGGGCCAGGGCTGCAGCTCCATGCATTATCTTCTTTGATGAACTGGACTCTTTGGCCCCAAGCCGGGGGCGAAGTGGAGATTCTGGAGGAGTGATGGACAG GGTGGTGTCTCAGCTCCTTGCTGAGCTGGATGGGCTGCACAGCACTCAGGATGTGTTTGTGATTGGAGCCACCAACAGACCAGATCTCCTGGACCCTGCCCTTCTGCGGCCTGGCAG ATTTGACAAGCTGGTGTTTGTGGGGGCAAACGAGGACCGAGCCTCCCAGCTGCACGTCCTGAGTGCCATCACACGCAA ATTCAAGCTAGAGCCATCTGTAAGCCTGGTGAACGTGCTGGATTGCTGCCCTCCCCAGCTGACGGGCGCAGACCTCTACTCTCTCTGCTCTGATGCCATGACAGCTGCCCTCAAACGCAGGGTTCATGACCTGGAGGAAG GGCTGGAGCCAGGGAACTCAGCACTGATGCTCACAATGGAGGACTTGCTGCAGGCTGCTGCCCGGCTGCAACCCTCCGTCAGTGAGCAGGAGCTGCTCCGCTACAAGCGCATCCAGCGCAAGTTTGCTGCCTGCTAG